The following are encoded in a window of Rosa chinensis cultivar Old Blush chromosome 4, RchiOBHm-V2, whole genome shotgun sequence genomic DNA:
- the LOC112199487 gene encoding uncharacterized protein LOC112199487 translates to MPPRPDPRMAAVLMAFEALCTALEQTPEELERYRVTQCLEQLTKLKPPQFNGIGEACEAENWLRQILKILDILWTPEQYRVSLAVHQLVGEADNWWDTVHSLRIVADLTWAEFEQLFLERFFPPVLKAQKISEFFALTQGNKTTHEYVVAFTRLLKYVPAIANDDQMKKHRFMAGLRDSIRRDLRSNTTLSYSESVAAAYAIEADEAAYPRRGDGQGSSHPRKNCWVHRRKLQGGNSQGYASSSSSSGSSGRRSPAPYTCFACGQPGHTKNPRPAQSLSTQISPAPYRPPQPLAVKYDQQITAPRPVNQANRGRNRGGRNQGGRGQLYVITGGETTEASGSGTALASTILISNSEARVLLDTGASHSFITTWLAESLGLEPTPLDGVFDFKTPLGVGTGVDKAYRKCQVVIGGRKPQADLYPIELYDFDLILGMDWLSKYKALIDFDRRAVRITPPSKETFEIKMAKPLLPPSSLLKACFQGRRMLACYSIIAAGEKVNMETHGYMPIVDEYPDVFPEELPGLPLHLEKEFRIDLVPGTEPILISPYQMAPAEMSELKLQLEDLESKGFIRKSSSPWGASVLLAKKPDGMLCLCVDSRRLNQVTIKNKYPLLRIDELFDQLTGVMFFSKIDLRSRYHQLRFMIVFIDDILIYSKTQEEHVIHLRIVLQTLLDHQLYAKESKCDFWLTKVKFLGHVISAAGLSVDPSKVEAVLNWEQPQNVTEIRSFLGLAGYYRRFSQDFSKIALPLTKLTRNGTMFEGDDKCENAFVELKTRLTTAPVLVLPNNVDPYQVYTDASGNGLGCVLMQNGQVVAFGLRQLKPHERNYQTHDLELATMYSLRIEDLMGNPQGYLVSLTLKPQLLQLVEESQWKDPDTYMLRAQIYAGEVTNEWMVGQDGCVRFKGRMVVPENDHIRKMVLEEAHRTCFTMHPGAGKMYQDMKRQFWW, encoded by the exons ATGCCGCCACGACCCGATCCTAGAATGGCAGCCGTGCTAATGGCATTCGAAGCCCTATGCACTGCCCTGGAACAGACCCCGGAGGAACTTGAAAGATATAGGGTGACGCAATGCTTGGAGCAGTTAACCAAGCTTAAACCACCCCAGTTCAACGGAATTGGTGAAGCCTGCGAGGCCGAAAACTGGTTGAGGCAAATCTTGAAGATTTTGGATATCTTATGGACACCGGAGCAGTACCGTGTGTCCCTAGCTGTACACCAGCTTGTCGGGGAGGCTGACAACTGGTGGGATACCGTCCATAGCCTACGGATTGTCGCTGACCTAACTTGGGCAGAGTTCGAGCAACTCTTTCTGGAGCGGTTCTTTCCACCTGTCCTGAAGGCACAAAAGATCAGTGAGTTCTTTGCTCTGACCCAAGGAAACAAGACCACTCACGAGTATGTTGTGGCCTTCACACGACTACTTAAGTACGTGCCAGCAATCGCCAACGACGATCAGATGAAGAAACATAGGTTCATGGCAGGACTTCGAGACTCGATTCGACGCGATTTACGCTCGAACACTACCTTGAGCTACAGTGAGTCCGTAGCTGCCGCTTACGCCATCGAGGCTGATGAAGCTGCATACCCAAGACGTGGGGATGGTCAGGGAAGCTCTCACCCACGGAAGAATTGCTGGGTGCATCGGAGGAAGCTCCAAGGAGGAAACTCCCAAGGATATGCCAGTTCCAGCAGTAGCAGTGGATCTTCAGGAAGACGGAGCCCTGCACCCTACACTTGTTTTGCTTGTGGCCAACCTGGACACACCAAG AATCCGAGGCCAGCTCAATCACTATCAACTCAGATATCGCCAGCACCCTACCGACCACCTCAGCCGTTAGCAGTGAAGTACGACCAGCAGATTACCGCACCTCGACCTGTCAACCAGGCAAACCGAGGAAGAAACCGTGGAGGACGCAACCAGGGAGGACGTGGACAACTGTATGTAATCACCGGTGGAGAGACTACTGAGGCTTCTGGCTCTGGCACTGCACTAGCTAGTACGATACTCATCTCTAACTCTGAAGCTAGAGTATTGCTTGACACTGGTGCATCCCATTCATTCATCACTACATGGCTAGCTGAGTCACTAGGACTAGAACCAACACCGCTAGACGGAGTTTTCGACTTTAAGACCCCGCTTGGTGTGGGGACTGGTGTAGACAAAGCCTATAGGAAGTGCCAAGTTGTTATTGGTGGTAGGAAGCCCCAAGCCGATCTCTATCCTATCGAGTTGTATGACTTTGATCTAATTCTCGGGATGGACTGGCTGAGCAAGTACAAAGCACTCATCGATTTCGATCGACGCGCGGTACGAATCACACCACCAAGCAAGGAGACCTTCGAAATAAAAATGGCAAAACCCCTTTTACCTCCAAGTTCACTACTGAAGGCTTGTTTTCAAGGGAGGAGAATGCTTGCTTGTTACAGCATCATCGCTGCAGGGGAAAAGGTAAACATGGAGACCCACGGCTACATGCCGATTGTAGACGAGTACCCTGACGTATTCCCGGAGGAGCTACCAGGATTACCCCTGCATCTTGAAAAGGAATTCCGCATTGACCTAGTTCCTGGTACTGAGCCGATCTTGATATCGCCGTATCAGATGGCACCAGCCGAGATGAGCGAACTGAAGTTACAACTAGAGGATCTTGAGAGCAAAGGGTTCATCCGAAAGAGTTCATCACCTTGGGGAGCTTCTGTCTTGTTAGCTAAAAAGCCTGACGGAATGCTATGTTTGTGCGTAGATTCTCGACGATTGAACCAAGTAACAATCAAGAACAAGTATCCACTACTGAGGATAGACGAGTTGTTTGACCAACTCACGGGAGTGATGTTCTTCTCTAAGATCGACCTTCGATCAAGGTATCACCAGTTGCGA TTCATGATTGTCTTTATTGACGACATCCTCATCTACTCCAAGACGCAAGAGGAACACGTTATTCATCTTCGCATAGTTCTGCAGACATTATTGGATCACCAACTCTACGCTAAGGAATCTAAGTGTGACTTCTGGCTCACAAAAGTAAAGTTCCTTGGACATGTCATCTCTGCAGCTGGACTTTCAGTGGACCCTTCGAAAGTCGAAGCTGTACTTAATTGGGAACAACCACAGAACGTGACCGAAATCCGCAGTTTTCTTGGATTGGCTGGTTACTACCGCCGTTTTAGCCAAGATTTCTCTAAGATCGCCTTACCGTTGACCAAGCTGACAAGGAACGGCACAATGTTCGAGGGGGACGACAAGTGTGAGAACGCTTTTGTGGAGCTTAAGACGAGGTTGACTACCGCACCTGTACTAGTTCTTCCGAACAATGTCGACCCCTACCAAGTGTACACCGACGCCTCGGGGAACGGACTAGGTTGTGTGCTTATGCAAAATGGCCAAGTTGTGGCCTTTGGCTTGAGACAGTTAAAGCCGCACGAGAGGAACTACCAGACTCACGACTTGGAACTTGCTACTATGTATAGTCTTCGCATTGAAGATCTGATG GGAAACCCTCAGGGGTACCTTGTGAGTTTAACTCTGAAGCCACAGTTACTACAACTCGTGGAAGAAAGCCAGTGGAAAGACCCGGATACGTATATGCTCCGAGCACAGATCTACGCCGGAGAAGTCACCAACGAGTGGATGGTGGGCCAAGATGGTTGTGTTAGATTTAAGGGTCGGATGGTTGTCCCTGAAAACGACCATATTAGGAAGATGGTGCTGGAAGAAGCGCATCGTACATGCTTCACTATGCACCCGGGAGCAGGAAAGATGTACCAAGATATGAAGCGCCAATTTTGGTGGTGA